ggcgggggagcggtggcgctcattaacgccggcacagagagctaggcgcgacgagacggTTCGCTGCGCGTCTGCGGAAACTGCACCGCCGCTACGCACCAATAACTTTCGTCGCGAGGTAGGTGACGATTAGGTTAAAATTGAATGTGCCGCTGACCCCACTCCCCGCTGGCGtcgacttttgggatgtgtgACATGCGGCTCCCATGCTCAAAGTTTTCCGCCCCGCGAGGTGCCGGCACGCCCGATTCACGTCCTTGGCCAAGGGGCCATCACGGGGTTGCCAAcggttctattgggctcgaaaatacACCGACGCTATTTGAGGCGTGCCGGTGTGAACCCATTTTCGCTTCCGGCCCCCAAAATCGCTACGCGGGTGGACATGCTCTAATAATTCAGTTGAAATCAGTATAAACCAGGCGGATATGACTTGTGGGGACAAATACGGTATATTTCTTTAAGAAAAGGGGGACGAATCCAGCGAAATACGGATTTGCCCGTTGTCtaatgtaagagcatctccactcgtccccccgaacaggcccccggcgagcgttttttccatccggacggcgtaattcggcccagtcgcgcccccggttcctcgttttcgtccggatttgggcctaaattcatccggcgatcccacgacatccccggccccccggggagcgctcggggactccggacgaaacgaaagcgcgcgaaacggcgaggaaacttcccgcgcgtctggtggccccaacttgtcggcgagagaaaccgatcgtcgtcctcatcgcatcgtcttccgcgcgctgtaaaagcctgccgccggtctgcattcgccggccacgcggcgagttaatgtcgtcgtcctccgcgcacgcatcgtcttccgcgcgcactaaaggcgaagagggaggaggcgacgtcgccttcgacgccggtgcgcgtcaagaaggagccggcgtctccgccgacgaccagagggcgcagcagcggcgccctcgtcatccgcgaacagccttccgcgccgcagagcggccggaagaagacgaagaaagaggccgccgcaagccagctcgccgaggaggaggcgaagcgcgcggaggacgccgcgatggcggaggcgatcgctgtGTCGCCGCAcgacatggaggaggagaagcgcgcgGACGACGCCGCATCGGATCGGGCCAGCGCGATCGGGAGCGCCAGCGAGGAGGAGCGGCGCGATCGCCGGACCcggccgccgcacgccaactcgccgcccgcgccgctccaaccgccaacgacgatgtcgcgcggtaccgccgtctgcgacacctccatccggcgtcgttgtccccgtcgtcgacctcgagtcctccgacgacggcggtacaagccatccccggggtggggagacgcGGACAGGCGGCGAAGAACAGCCGCGCAGCCGAAGGCCAACGatgacggctccgacgacgacggcggcgactacacggtgttctaccgccatttcggcatgtagagcgccgtgttttaaaattaacgtttgaattcccctagccgaattcgaaatatagtcgaattcggcctctatgtatgaactccgcccGTAATAtaataaatatcattaaatttagtctaaattcacccgtttttagccgtagtttgtcaagtttccgttttcaAAATTCGCATCGTTGACTTCGCCTGGGCACACGGCTGGGAAACCAGCGCTCCTcacgccaaatcttcatccaatctggacgaaaatttcgccggatttgcgcggggagcgccaacgagtggggatgctctaaatcCGCCTCTGCGGTACCTTTCCCCGGAACCGAAAGCTCTCACCTTCTGCTCCCAAATCCACTGCACACAGCCAGACACACTCCTCAACTCCCTCGCACCCGCAAGGAAAATTCCTCCCCACCCCACCCCACCACCGAAGCTCGCCGGCCATCTCGGAGCGGCGGAGCTCGGCTCTCCCGCGATCCTCCCCTCCGGCCCCCCTCCCGCCGCTCTCTGCCGCGGCGTGGCCCTGGCGCGGTTCCTTCCTTCCGCCGGTAAGGGAAGCCCTAGCTCTGCTCTGCTCGGATCGTTCTTCGTTTTCTTCCCGTCCCGTGAAAAATCGAATCCAGCCAGATCCCCTCCTTCGAGGCTGCTCGTAGATCCCGTAGGCAGGACGGACGGACCATCAAGGCGGGCCGGTGCATCCGACCATGTGTTCCGGTCCCGATTTTCCGGGACTCCAAGCTGCTGCTGCTTCCGAGATCCCGAATCAGTACTGCTAGGAGCGGTTTATTTCCCGAATTGCTTTCGGGGTTCGACCAAACCCCGTTCTCCTTGTTCAGTTCCACCCTCTGTAGTGCTAGAGAGAACCTGGCCTGGTGCGTTGTTGCGGTGCAATTTTACATGTGATTTTCCTGCTAACCATATCAGCCTTGTTGCCGCACTACAGGTTGTTATAGATTGTTACGAACCGGTGATATTTTCTTATTATTAGACTGTCGATGGTGACCTCGATAACCTCTTATACCTGAATGGAGTTTGAAAACATGATGCGTTCCCCTCTCCGTTTCTGCTATTGGCACATGCTGTATATATACTGATTTCAACTGAATTAAACTACTGCGTTTTTATAGTATCTCTACAAGTTTTACAGGCTTTGAGGTGGAGAATGTGCTAGCTGGAATCTTAATCCTTCTTCAACTCTTGCTTTTGCAGTGATTGGGCTGTAGGTTGTTATATTGTTGCCAGTCCATCAGGGAAGTCAAGGGTGGTGTTATATGTCATCACGAGAAAATCCGTGCTTATGATCTCATCTTATTGGCAGAATATGGTAATTGATCAGTTTTGATAACACTGTGGTGAGTACATAGCGGGTTAGGCCCACCACAGAATCTTCTACATTCGATATGCCATCATGGTGGGGGAAGTCTTCGTCAAAAGATGCAAAGAAGACCACCAAAGAGAACCTCATCGATACTTTCCATCGCCTGATAAGTCCAAACGAGCAAAAAGGGACCACAAAATCGAAACGGAGTTATAGACGTGGTAACGATGCAGCTGCTGAAAAGGTCTGCCGGTCTACTACAGTATCGCGCGCAACTTCACCTTCCAAAGAAGTTTCTCGCTGTCAAAGCTTTTCAGCTGATAGGGTACATTCCCAGCCACTTCCTCTCCCGGGATTACGTCCTGCAGTGACACGCACCATTTCTGATGTCACCCTATCGAAGCCAATATTAGAGAAACGTGGCAAACCGCCACTGCTTCTGCCGCTTCCTAAACCTAACAAGCCTCAGAAAAGGTCAGAAATAGGGATTGCTTCAGTCTCTAGCAACTGTTCTGCTGATAGCGATGATCGTGGAGATTCTCAGCTTCCGAGCCCTGTTGGAAATGATGCTGAAAACGCAACAAATGTTGCTTCGAGGAGCAAGTCAAGGTATGCTCCTTACTGTAGTGCATTAATTTTGTGCCTCTTTGTTCAAACTTGCTCTTACCATATATTTTATTCTGTTTGAACCCTGAAGTAATGTGCACAAAGAGCGCCCTGGTGCTATTACCACCAAGAGTACCAAGGAAATGACCAAGCCAACTAATCAATTCCTTAGTAACCATACAATGTCCACATCACCGAGAGGTATTGCAGCTGACAATCACCAACCCATTCTACAAAATCTTCGGCCGGTAGTCTTGGAGAGTGCTCCCAATAGTTTGATGTCAAGTCCTTCTAGAAGCCCGAGAAGAATATGCCCGGATCATATTCCAACTTCAGCCTTTTGGGCAGTGAAGCCTCATGCAGATGTTACTTTCCTTGGCTCTGGTCAGTGCTCCAGTCCAGGTTCAGGGCAAACATCTGGTCATAACTCGGTAGGCGGTGATATGCTAGCCCAGCTTTTTTGGCAGCCCAGCAGGGGTAGTCCAGAGTGTTCACCAATTCCTAGCCCAAGAATGACAAGTCCTGGCCCTAGCTCCAGGGTGCATAGTGGAAGTGTTTCTCCATTACATACGAGGTCTGGAGGGATGGCACCTGGATCTCCAACAAGTCAAAATGATGGTGGGAAGAAGAAGCAAACTCACAGATTGCCCCTTCCACCATTAAGCATCTCAAATAGTTCATATTTTCCAAACAAGTCCACGCCGGCCAGTCCTATTTCAGTACCTCACAGTCCTGGTAGAACAGAGACTCCTCCAAGTCCGGGATCACGATGGAAGAAGGGCAAGCTGATTGGCCGTGGGACATTTGGCCATGTATATGTTGGCTTTAACAGGTATGTGTTTCTCTACATATGAAACTGCAAATTTTCACCGTATGGCTCTCTATACATTAAGCATTCTTAGAGTTTTTTAAGGGTAGTTGTTTTAATACAGAACCTGTTCTGTTCTGGCCATCTTATTTTTCTGTGGGTTTTTCAAACTAAGCAAGGTCTTTTTGTGTACAGGCTTTTAGAACAAGTCTTGTTTTATGTCATATTGTCGCATACATTGTTTTTGTTATTGGAGAGCTATAGTAACTATTTTATCTGATGAACGCTGTAGCTTGTTCCTACTATTTTTTCTTCAGTTAAAAGCTAGATGGCTTAGCATCTTAATATAACTTTATGGTGCCATGCACTGGTTCTGGTAAGGAACTAAAAACTAGCGAATAAAAATCATTCAAATCATAGCCTTATGCAACTTTTGTAAAGTCCACACCTACTACATAGTACATACAATTCTTAGTATTGGTCGACATCCTTAGTTTCTATTTCTTTTAACTAACAATATTGAATAATCTAGGGTACATAACGAAAATGGTGTTTCCCTGAGCTATCTGTCCTCCCAAAATCTTACCAATTCACCATTCTCTACACAGAGTGACTCAAACTGCATGAAATCACCCTTAACCGTCATGATGCCCCTCCAAAAGTGTGAGTCCGCCGGCTTGGTTGTAAACGAAGAAAGTAGCTTTTGACTCAAATGTTTATTATGCAAAAGCGACTGCCAAACCCAGTCTCCAGTAAACAATTTGTTGAGCCACTTAGTCAGTAGGCATTTATTTTTAACATCCATATCTTTTATACCTAGGCTGCCTTGGCCCTATTAATTAAGATTGCAAGCATATCAGCCATGATGTTAAAGAAAACATGTGATAAAGGACCCCCCTGTCGAAGGCCTTTCTTAGTTTGAAAAAACGGTCCAATGACATCATTGACTTCAATGGCAACACTACTCTGCTGGACAAAATCGACCGCCCACGCTCTCCAAGTCGAGGAAAACCCCTTCATTCGCAAACCTTGTTAAGCCGACCAGCGTACCTTATCATAGGATTTCTTAAAATCTTTTTAAAAATCACACCGTGCATATTCTTAGTGTGCAGCTCGTGGATAAAATAATGTCCGGGTAGAAAAAAAGGCCATTTATGGTTAAATGACGTAATTGGTCTTGTTCACATGTATCGCAACTTTTTTGTAAATCCGTAGCATCTCACAGGTTCCTTGCTAGTACGATATGATGACTATTTGAGTGTGTTTAAATCATGTCCTGATTCCTCACAGTTCTCTCCCCTTGTTTTGATTTCACCATCAATATCAGTGACAGCGGTGAAATGTGTGCTATGAAAGAGGTTACCCTATTCTCAGATGATCCTAAATCAAAGGAAAGCGCAAAGCAGTTGGGGCAGGTACAGTTTTCCGATTGCGTTTGCATCTACAATTTTACATTGGTGAAAAGATCAGCTCATTTATTATTGTCTTTATTTTTTCCatttatcatttcttttgttttcTCAGGAAATATCACTCTTGAGCCGCTTACAACATCCAAATATCGTACGATACTATGGCTCAGAAACGGTATGAACAGTTTCCTTCTATTGGTATTTATTTACTCTTGTTTTCTTTGCTTTCCAATTAGGCTGCTATCTTTTCCTGAAGTTCAGGAGATTATAGTACCTATAAGGTTGTTATCATTTTTGTACCCTTCTCGCTTTAGGCCTCTATCATAGGCTGCAAGGGAGTTTTTATAACTTCTCGAATTTCATTGGAAGGGTTCTTTATGAACCACTTCCAATTTTTGGAATGACTTTATACATTATTATGCCCCAAAGCAGGTTGATGACAAACTCTATATATACTTGGAGTATGTATCTGGCGGATCTATCCATAAACTTCTACAGGAGTATGGACAGCTTGGTGAACCAGCAATACGCAGCTACACCCAACAGATACTTTCTGGATTAGCTTATTTACATGCGAAGAATACAGTCCATAGGTATCATTCAATTTGCTTTCGTTGCATTTTTTTTTTGGCTGAATTCATTAGTGGAACACTGGTTTATTAAAATCTCGCTTACACAATATGCAGGGATATAAAAGGTGCAAACATACTAGTTGATCCTAGTGGTCGTGTTAAGCTTGCAGACTTTGGAATGGCTAAACATGTAAGTTTTTCTGGTCACTTCACTTTCTTATAGAAGAATCTGGTCACTTCACTTTCTTATGGAAGAATCTGGTCACATCACCTTTCTAGAAATAACTTTACCTATTTTTCAAGGAGGAAATCAGATGTGCCTTCCTTTCATTCCTTTATGTCATGTGTTTTGCCCATAAAGCCATTGACGTAACCACTTGAATTAGATAGACATGTCGTATTTCCTGTCCTTGTCAGTGTCTGTATGTCAACTTGTTCTTGTACCCTATGGTCAGCAGTTGTGGTGCTGTGCATACTACATTAACTACTGATGTTAATGGTGCCCCTCGTATTTTGATAGATCTGATAAGTCACGAATGACCTCTCTTAGAACACGATAAATGTATTTTACTCATTACTGTGCTGTATCAATTGTGTCTTCTATTCACTTTTTCGGTTCCTTTTCGCAGATCAATGGGCAGCAATGTCCTTTCTCATTTAAGGGTAGTCCATATTGGATGGCTCCAGAGGTATTGTTGAAAATCTTATGGTCCTactttactatatatatatattttttcgtTTGAGTTTCATGTGTGTCTTGTTGTTTTGTTTTAATCACGGATTTACACGTGACATGCATGCAGGTTATAAAAAGTTCAAATGGAGGATGCAATCTTGCGGTCGACATATGGAGTTTAGGATGCACCGTCCTGGAGATGGCTACCTCAAAACCCCCATGGAGCCAGTATGAAGGGGTCTGTATTATTACCACAAAGATGCGCTTTATATTTGTTCTGCAACATCAGAGGCTAATGTGACATGCTTTTGAACTTCACGAATATTGTTCAAGTCGCTCAAGACCAAGAGTGCAATGCGGCTTAAGATTGATTTGCTGTTTTTGCTATTTGTTTCGGATGATGGCTATCTTGGGTTTCTTTAATTTGACAGTGTCCTGGAAGCAAACTTTTTTTCAGTTTACCTTGATAGAGTTAGCATGCTGCTTGGAGTGATTAGCCACGTGCACAttatattactccctccgattcatattacttgccacTAGTATGGATGTACCTAGAACTAAAATATCTCTAGATACATCTATGTTAGTGGCAAGTGGcaactaatatggatcggagggagtaccaaaATAACCTGGCATATATAAACTATGAATTACTTGTACTGTGAATAGGTGTAGTATGTTAAGTTCTCCTGCACATCTTTATTGTCTGGCATTACCCACCCTCCGCAGATAAATGTTTTTGTAAAATCATATATAAAAAAGGAAAAATTGATGGTTGCAGTGCAGACTACCTCCTTGCCAAAATGTTACCAGTTACCAACAGAAATGGACCAGCTACCCACTTGTAAACACGGGTACTAGTAGACCAAGAGTTCTATGCAACATGACCTATTCATAGGCTATTAAAACACTTTTTCCACACCAGATGAATGGATACACCACCTTTTATGTTCCTGAGCTGTTTAAGAACTTGTTACTGTCTCAACGTGGAAACATTAAAACACATTTACTTGCATGTAATTGTACAAAATATTGAGACAAGGCTTTGCTCTTTCGGCTGGTAATCAGAAGTGAAGTGATCATCAAATACTTCCTCGCTTTTCTCTCCTACAGATTGCTGCAATGTTCAAGATTGGAAATAGCAAGGAACTTCCACCAATACCAGATCACCTCTCAGAGCAGGGCAAGGA
This Lolium perenne isolate Kyuss_39 chromosome 1, Kyuss_2.0, whole genome shotgun sequence DNA region includes the following protein-coding sequences:
- the LOC127347209 gene encoding mitogen-activated protein kinase kinase kinase YODA isoform X1, which encodes MPSWWGKSSSKDAKKTTKENLIDTFHRLISPNEQKGTTKSKRSYRRGNDAAAEKVCRSTTVSRATSPSKEVSRCQSFSADRVHSQPLPLPGLRPAVTRTISDVTLSKPILEKRGKPPLLLPLPKPNKPQKRSEIGIASVSSNCSADSDDRGDSQLPSPVGNDAENATNVASRSKSSNVHKERPGAITTKSTKEMTKPTNQFLSNHTMSTSPRGIAADNHQPILQNLRPVVLESAPNSLMSSPSRSPRRICPDHIPTSAFWAVKPHADVTFLGSGQCSSPGSGQTSGHNSVGGDMLAQLFWQPSRGSPECSPIPSPRMTSPGPSSRVHSGSVSPLHTRSGGMAPGSPTSQNDGGKKKQTHRLPLPPLSISNSSYFPNKSTPASPISVPHSPGRTETPPSPGSRWKKGKLIGRGTFGHVYVGFNSDSGEMCAMKEVTLFSDDPKSKESAKQLGQEISLLSRLQHPNIVRYYGSETQVDDKLYIYLEYVSGGSIHKLLQEYGQLGEPAIRSYTQQILSGLAYLHAKNTVHRDIKGANILVDPSGRVKLADFGMAKHINGQQCPFSFKGSPYWMAPEVIKSSNGGCNLAVDIWSLGCTVLEMATSKPPWSQYEGIAAMFKIGNSKELPPIPDHLSEQGKDFIRKCLQRDPSQRPSAMELLQHPFIQNRVPHEKSVISDSLEHLAVISCRPSSKVVGHTRNISSLGLEGQTIYQRRGAKFSSKHSDLHIRSNISCPVSPCGSPLLRSRSPQNTNCRMSPSPISSPRTLSGASTPLSGGNGAIPFNHLKQPTYSNEGFAIASSGPDDHFPSRPTDRHIGQFVRVHQVSQGLQERVASDTDILSPQFGKRLGNVFDLRDRLSPSEHFTRHAFVDHVKPNPSLDFTSGSPHLGLRRDN
- the LOC127347209 gene encoding mitogen-activated protein kinase kinase kinase YODA isoform X2 — protein: MPSWWGKSSSKDAKKTTKENLIDTFHRLISPNEQKGTTKSKRSYRRGNDAAAEKVCRSTTVSRATSPSKEVSRCQSFSADRVHSQPLPLPGLRPAVTRTISDVTLSKPILEKRGKPPLLLPLPKPNKPQKRSEIGIASVSSNCSADSDDRGDSQLPSPVGNDAENATNVASRSKSSNVHKERPGAITTKSTKEMTKPTNQFLSNHTMSTSPRGIAADNHQPILQNLRPVVLESAPNSLMSSPSRSPRRICPDHIPTSAFWAVKPHADVTFLGSGQCSSPGSGQTSGHNSVGGDMLAQLFWQPSRGSPECSPIPSPRMTSPGPSSRVHSGSVSPLHTRSGGMAPGSPTSQNDGGKKKQTHRLPLPPLSISNSSYFPNKSTPASPISVPHSPGRTETPPSPGSRWKKGKLIGRGTFGHVYVGFNSDSGEMCAMKEVTLFSDDPKSKESAKQLGQEISLLSRLQHPNIVRYYGSETVDDKLYIYLEYVSGGSIHKLLQEYGQLGEPAIRSYTQQILSGLAYLHAKNTVHRDIKGANILVDPSGRVKLADFGMAKHINGQQCPFSFKGSPYWMAPEVIKSSNGGCNLAVDIWSLGCTVLEMATSKPPWSQYEGIAAMFKIGNSKELPPIPDHLSEQGKDFIRKCLQRDPSQRPSAMELLQHPFIQNRVPHEKSVISDSLEHLAVISCRPSSKVVGHTRNISSLGLEGQTIYQRRGAKFSSKHSDLHIRSNISCPVSPCGSPLLRSRSPQNTNCRMSPSPISSPRTLSGASTPLSGGNGAIPFNHLKQPTYSNEGFAIASSGPDDHFPSRPTDRHIGQFVRVHQVSQGLQERVASDTDILSPQFGKRLGNVFDLRDRLSPSEHFTRHAFVDHVKPNPSLDFTSGSPHLGLRRDN